One segment of Aquimarina sp. BL5 DNA contains the following:
- the secA gene encoding preprotein translocase subunit SecA: MGVLDSVLKVFVGDKSKKDIKEIQPKVELIKKQEQAIAALSDNELRDKTLEFKNFINEARADINAKIDALSEEADATEDIDRKEDIYAEIDKLKKDAYEITEKALNELLPQAFAVIKETAKRFAKNDTITVEATAYDRELSGDREHITLDGDQAIWSTSWDAAGKAVKWDMVHYDVQLIGGIALHEGKVAEMQTGEGKTLVATLPVYLNALSGNGVHLVTVNDYLARRDSEWMAPIFQFHGLTVDCIDNHRPNSAERRAAYNADITYGTNNEFGFDYLRDNMSHAPEDLVQRPHNYAIIDEVDSVLIDDARTPLIISGPIPKGDIHEFDELKPKIADIVGVQQKYLTTVLAEAKKLIKEGNTKDGGFKLLQVYRGIPKNKALIKFLSEEGVKMLLQKTENFYMQDNNREMHKIDADLYYVIEEKNNQIDLTDKGVDYLSGKENPDFFVLPQIGMEIAKIENLGLSKTDEAEKKEDLFREYSVKSERIHTLRQLLKAYSLFEKDVEYVVMDNKVKIVDEQTGRIMDGRRYSDGLHQAIEAKENVKIEDATQTFATVTLQNYFRMYGKLSGMTGTAVTEAGELWEIYKLDVVEIPTNRPIARKDKEDLVYKTKREKYNAVIEEVTELSRAGRPVLIGTTSVEISELLGRMLTIRKVPHNVLNAKLHKKEADIVAEAGNPGVVTIATNMAGRGTDIKLSDEVKAAGGLAIIGTERHDSRRVDRQLRGRAGRQGDPGSSNFYVSLEDNLMRLFGSERIAKMMDRMGLKEGEVIQHSMISKSIERAQKKVEENNFGVRKRLLEYDDVMNAQREVVYKRRYHALYGERLRVDLANMIYDTAEVITEGNKNAQDFKNFEFELIRYFSMSSPITAEEFEKMDAQKIAGEVYKAAYEHYQDKMRRNAEAAYPVIKQVYEDPASKYERILVPFTDGVKSLNVATNLEKAYESEGKQLITDFEKNITLAIIDDAWKTHLRKMDELKQSVQLAVHEQKDPLLIYKFEAFELFKSMIEEVNKDVISFLFKGELPTGNTQDISEARQVKRKENLETSKEEIPNMDERAAQNRAAGQTQQRQQITETIVREQPKIGRNDKVTIKHVMSGESKSVKYKQAIPLIEKGEWVLVNE; this comes from the coding sequence ATGGGAGTTTTAGATTCTGTATTAAAAGTATTTGTTGGAGATAAATCCAAAAAAGATATAAAAGAAATCCAACCAAAGGTTGAATTGATCAAAAAGCAAGAACAAGCTATTGCCGCACTTTCTGATAACGAACTACGTGATAAAACATTAGAGTTTAAAAACTTTATCAATGAAGCCCGTGCGGATATCAATGCTAAAATTGATGCACTTAGTGAAGAAGCTGATGCAACCGAGGATATCGATAGGAAAGAAGATATCTACGCGGAGATAGACAAGCTAAAGAAAGATGCTTATGAAATCACAGAGAAAGCATTAAATGAACTCCTACCACAAGCTTTTGCAGTAATAAAAGAAACTGCTAAAAGATTTGCTAAAAACGATACAATTACCGTAGAAGCTACTGCTTATGATCGTGAGCTTTCTGGCGACAGAGAGCATATCACACTAGATGGAGATCAAGCCATCTGGTCTACAAGCTGGGATGCTGCAGGAAAAGCAGTAAAATGGGATATGGTACATTATGATGTTCAGCTTATTGGTGGTATCGCTCTACACGAAGGAAAAGTAGCAGAGATGCAAACAGGAGAAGGTAAAACCTTAGTAGCAACACTGCCAGTATATCTTAATGCATTATCGGGTAATGGTGTTCACTTAGTAACCGTAAATGATTACCTAGCACGTCGTGATAGCGAATGGATGGCACCAATTTTTCAATTTCACGGATTAACGGTGGATTGTATCGACAATCACAGACCTAACTCTGCAGAACGTAGAGCTGCCTATAATGCCGATATTACCTATGGAACTAATAATGAATTTGGTTTCGACTATTTAAGAGATAACATGTCTCATGCTCCAGAAGATTTGGTACAACGCCCACATAACTATGCGATCATAGATGAGGTAGATTCTGTATTAATTGATGATGCGAGAACACCATTAATTATTTCAGGTCCAATTCCTAAAGGAGATATCCACGAATTTGATGAGTTAAAACCAAAAATCGCTGATATTGTCGGAGTACAGCAAAAATATTTAACTACAGTTCTTGCCGAAGCAAAGAAACTAATTAAAGAAGGTAATACTAAAGATGGTGGTTTTAAATTATTACAAGTATATAGAGGTATTCCTAAAAATAAAGCATTAATTAAATTCTTAAGTGAAGAAGGAGTAAAAATGTTACTTCAGAAAACTGAAAATTTCTACATGCAGGATAATAACCGTGAGATGCATAAGATTGATGCAGACCTGTATTATGTAATCGAAGAAAAAAACAATCAAATCGATCTTACGGATAAAGGTGTAGATTATCTTTCTGGTAAAGAAAACCCTGATTTCTTTGTACTACCTCAAATTGGGATGGAAATTGCCAAGATTGAAAATCTTGGATTATCTAAAACAGATGAAGCTGAAAAGAAAGAAGATCTTTTTAGAGAATACAGTGTAAAGAGTGAGCGTATTCACACCTTACGTCAGTTATTAAAAGCATATTCATTATTCGAAAAAGATGTAGAATATGTGGTAATGGATAACAAAGTAAAAATCGTTGATGAGCAAACCGGACGTATTATGGATGGTCGTCGTTATAGCGATGGATTACACCAGGCAATCGAAGCAAAAGAAAATGTAAAGATTGAAGATGCCACTCAGACATTTGCTACAGTAACGCTACAGAATTACTTCCGTATGTATGGTAAACTATCTGGTATGACAGGTACAGCAGTTACAGAAGCAGGAGAGCTTTGGGAAATCTACAAATTAGATGTAGTAGAAATCCCTACCAACAGACCTATTGCCAGAAAAGATAAAGAAGATTTAGTTTACAAAACCAAGCGTGAAAAGTATAATGCAGTTATCGAAGAAGTGACAGAATTATCACGTGCAGGAAGACCTGTACTAATCGGTACCACTTCTGTAGAAATTTCGGAATTACTAGGAAGAATGCTTACTATCCGTAAAGTTCCTCATAATGTACTGAATGCAAAACTTCATAAAAAAGAAGCAGATATTGTTGCCGAAGCTGGTAATCCAGGAGTTGTAACGATTGCAACCAATATGGCAGGTCGTGGAACAGATATCAAATTAAGTGACGAAGTAAAAGCTGCAGGTGGTTTAGCAATTATAGGTACTGAACGTCACGATTCTAGACGTGTAGATAGACAGTTACGTGGTCGTGCAGGTCGTCAGGGAGATCCAGGAAGCTCGAACTTCTATGTATCTCTAGAAGATAACTTGATGCGTTTATTCGGATCAGAGCGTATCGCTAAGATGATGGATAGAATGGGGCTAAAAGAAGGTGAAGTGATCCAGCATTCTATGATCTCAAAATCTATCGAAAGAGCTCAGAAAAAAGTAGAAGAAAATAACTTTGGTGTTCGTAAACGATTACTTGAGTATGATGATGTAATGAATGCACAACGTGAAGTAGTATACAAACGTAGATATCACGCACTATATGGTGAGCGTCTTCGTGTAGATCTTGCCAATATGATCTATGATACTGCAGAGGTCATTACTGAAGGAAATAAGAATGCGCAGGATTTTAAAAACTTTGAATTTGAATTAATTCGTTATTTCTCTATGAGCAGCCCTATTACTGCAGAGGAATTCGAAAAAATGGACGCTCAGAAAATTGCAGGAGAAGTTTATAAAGCTGCTTACGAGCATTATCAGGATAAAATGAGGCGTAATGCTGAAGCTGCATATCCTGTAATCAAGCAAGTATACGAAGACCCTGCTAGTAAATATGAGCGTATTTTAGTTCCTTTTACGGATGGAGTAAAAAGTCTGAATGTTGCTACCAACCTTGAAAAAGCATATGAAAGTGAAGGAAAGCAATTAATTACAGATTTCGAAAAGAATATTACTTTAGCTATCATTGATGATGCCTGGAAAACACACCTTCGTAAGATGGATGAGTTAAAACAGAGCGTACAGTTAGCTGTTCACGAACAGAAAGATCCATTATTAATCTATAAGTTCGAAGCTTTTGAATTGTTTAAATCGATGATCGAAGAAGTGAACAAAGATGTTATTTCTTTTCTATTCAAAGGAGAGCTTCCAACAGGTAATACTCAGGATATTTCTGAAGCTCGTCAGGTAAAAAGAAAAGAAAATCTAGAAACTTCTAAAGAAGAAATTCCGAATATGGATGAGCGCGCTGCGCAAAATAGAGCTGCAGGGCAAACACAACAGCGACAGCAAATAACAGAGACTATCGTTCGTGAACAACCTAAAATAGGTCGTAATGACAAAGTTACTATAAAACATGTAATGAGCGGAGAAAGCAAATCCGTTAAATACAAACAAGCTATTCCTCTAATTGAAAAAGGAGAATGGGTACTTGTGAATGAGTAG
- a CDS encoding DUF2795 domain-containing protein gives MYWTLELASYLSDAPWPATKDELIDYAIRTGAPLEVVENLQSIEDEGDSYDSIEEIWPDYPTDEDYLWNEDEY, from the coding sequence ATGTATTGGACTTTAGAATTAGCATCTTATTTAAGTGATGCACCTTGGCCAGCAACCAAAGATGAGTTAATTGACTATGCAATTCGTACGGGAGCACCGCTAGAGGTTGTGGAAAACCTACAATCTATTGAAGATGAAGGAGATTCGTATGATTCTATAGAAGAGATATGGCCCGATTATCCTACTGACGAAGATTATCTTTGGAATGAGGATGAATATTAA
- a CDS encoding cob(I)yrinic acid a,c-diamide adenosyltransferase, which produces MKIYTKTGDKGTTALFGGTRVPKHHIRIDSYGTVDELNSHIGLIRDQRIDELSKKVLINIQDKLFTVGAVLATDPEKAILKSGQKRLNIPTISAEDITLLETEMDRMNESLPPMTHFVLPGGHQTVSFCHIARCVCRRAERLATALYELEPFEDTTLQYLNRLSDYLFVLARKLSNDLQADEIKWIPKKNS; this is translated from the coding sequence ATGAAGATATATACAAAAACAGGAGATAAAGGTACTACGGCATTATTTGGCGGCACCAGAGTTCCAAAACATCACATCCGCATTGATAGCTACGGCACTGTAGATGAATTAAACTCACATATTGGATTGATTAGAGATCAACGAATAGATGAGTTAAGTAAAAAAGTCTTAATCAATATTCAGGATAAATTATTTACTGTAGGAGCAGTCTTGGCGACAGATCCTGAGAAGGCGATATTAAAAAGTGGACAAAAACGACTGAATATCCCAACGATCTCTGCAGAAGACATAACACTTTTGGAAACTGAAATGGATCGAATGAATGAATCTTTACCACCGATGACACATTTTGTCTTACCTGGAGGACATCAAACAGTGTCATTCTGTCACATTGCCCGCTGTGTATGCAGAAGAGCCGAGCGTTTAGCAACTGCGTTATATGAATTAGAACCTTTTGAAGACACCACTTTACAGTACTTAAACCGACTATCTGACTACCTATTTGTACTGGCACGAAAGTTGTCCAACGATTTGCAGGCAGATGAAATAAAATGGATTCCTAAGAAAAATTCTTAA